A window of Longispora fulva contains these coding sequences:
- a CDS encoding DddA-like double-stranded DNA deaminase toxin, whose protein sequence is MAEDAGASSAGAHLPTPATGSLRGGEWDRPTHIPAHVRASADASHFTPRSQGGLPRPTVAVFRGQELLSNRPDPAIAADLRWEPFPRPNDALYVHAETKVAAIMRSESLTEAEITIDNTVCGTRDFDRDKAWTCDKVLPSIMPPKSRLTVWATDDGGKMWARGVYVGTGERIRK, encoded by the coding sequence CTGGCAGAGGACGCCGGCGCATCCTCGGCCGGTGCCCATCTGCCTACTCCCGCAACCGGCTCCTTACGAGGCGGAGAATGGGACCGCCCCACGCACATTCCGGCGCATGTACGCGCGTCGGCCGACGCAAGCCACTTCACCCCGCGAAGTCAAGGCGGGCTTCCTCGGCCGACAGTCGCGGTGTTTCGCGGCCAGGAACTGCTGTCCAACCGGCCCGACCCGGCGATCGCCGCAGACCTGCGCTGGGAACCGTTTCCCCGCCCCAACGATGCCCTATACGTTCACGCCGAGACCAAAGTCGCCGCGATTATGCGCAGCGAAAGCCTCACGGAAGCGGAGATCACCATCGACAACACCGTGTGCGGGACGCGAGATTTTGACCGGGACAAGGCCTGGACGTGCGACAAAGTCCTGCCCTCGATCATGCCCCCCAAATCCCGACTCACGGTTTGGGCTACCGACGACGGCGGGAAGATGTGGGCACGCGGGGTCTACGTCGGCACAGGTGAGAGGATCAGGAAATGA
- a CDS encoding transposase: protein MGCPSLAAHTGGGAVRDPAADSGRVPWRDLPERFRPWQTVYSFVRRWRRNGTWKQIVTGLQARADAQGLITWDVSVDSTVARRISVPPVPVKRGRAEGETGWYRYRARRSRTRSIPGRVDHEGAPGG, encoded by the coding sequence GTGGGCTGCCCTTCGCTCGCCGCCCACACCGGCGGCGGAGCCGTACGGGATCCGGCGGCGGACTCCGGCCGGGTGCCGTGGCGGGATCTGCCGGAGCGGTTCAGGCCGTGGCAGACGGTCTACTCGTTTGTTCGCCGTTGGCGGCGCAACGGGACCTGGAAGCAGATCGTGACGGGCCTTCAAGCTCGGGCCGACGCGCAGGGGCTGATCACCTGGGACGTGTCGGTGGACTCGACTGTGGCCAGGCGCATCAGCGTGCCGCCGGTGCCCGTAAAAAGGGGACGAGCAGAAGGAGAAACCGGGTGGTATCGATACCGAGCCCGACGGTCACGGACTCGGTCGATCCCGGGGCGGGTTGACCACGAAGGTGCACCTGGCGGTTGA
- a CDS encoding SigE family RNA polymerase sigma factor — MRDEQYYVDYVRLRTPWLRRVAYLLCQDWHRADDLVQVTITRLYVHWRKASRTDNLDGYVRTMLLRVFLSEQRTGWRARVRLFAEPPERSVAPTGEHDPDTGLTVRAALRAVPERQRATLVLRYYLDLSVAETAEILRCSEGTVKSQTARGLDALRRTLTTQES, encoded by the coding sequence GTGCGTGATGAGCAATATTATGTGGACTATGTCCGGCTTCGAACGCCATGGCTGCGCAGGGTGGCCTACCTGCTCTGCCAGGACTGGCACCGGGCCGACGACCTGGTCCAGGTGACGATCACCCGGCTGTACGTGCACTGGCGCAAAGCGTCCCGAACGGACAACCTCGACGGCTACGTCCGGACGATGCTACTGCGGGTGTTCCTCAGCGAGCAGCGGACCGGCTGGCGCGCGCGGGTCCGACTGTTCGCCGAACCACCGGAGCGCAGCGTCGCGCCTACGGGCGAACACGACCCGGATACGGGGTTGACGGTGCGGGCCGCGCTGCGCGCAGTGCCAGAGCGGCAGCGGGCGACCCTGGTGCTGCGGTACTACCTCGACCTGTCTGTGGCCGAGACCGCCGAGATCCTCCGCTGTTCGGAGGGGACGGTCAAGAGCCAGACCGCCCGGGGCCTGGACGCCCTTCGACGTACCCTGACCACGCAGGAGAGCTGA
- a CDS encoding DUF4259 domain-containing protein produces the protein MGTFGVGLFDSDGAQDLLDDLAALSSAERVLAVTSTLSGVVTGSLTWNREVFPDEVVALAGLVAASLPGGRSLKGKAKTSLPTPGPDLIGMAVEALALASDFWMRAWVHAADAAEARENLNDLRRVLLAPA, from the coding sequence GTGGGCACATTCGGTGTAGGGCTCTTTGACAGTGACGGCGCGCAGGATCTGCTCGACGACCTGGCCGCGTTGTCGTCTGCGGAGCGGGTGCTCGCGGTGACCTCGACGTTGAGTGGAGTCGTGACAGGAAGCCTCACTTGGAACCGTGAGGTCTTTCCCGACGAGGTTGTGGCCTTGGCCGGCTTGGTAGCCGCCTCGCTGCCCGGTGGGCGGAGCCTCAAGGGGAAGGCCAAGACGTCGCTGCCGACGCCGGGACCCGACCTGATCGGCATGGCCGTCGAGGCTCTGGCGCTCGCGTCGGACTTCTGGATGCGCGCCTGGGTCCACGCCGCCGACGCCGCCGAGGCGCGGGAGAACCTCAACGACCTGCGGCGGGTGTTGCTGGCACCAGCCTGA
- a CDS encoding ricin-type beta-trefoil lectin domain protein, translating to MSEKSVAVRPVAGRGAAPSEGPVPLVDHKDVPAGGAGSVTVSADAAGAVVGGLSIAAAPVQVAVEPRKTQGSLAQPVERPAASPSSVRVEVADQKVARAAGVAGVVLSVARADGAASTGPTRLRLDYSGWAKAFGADYANRLRLYALPACALKTPERRECQTRTDLGAVNAGGALTAEVGVPATSTTADGSTGAGPAGRLRSGAGTMGLRSEAAPAAAPMVLAAAASSSSAAGSFTQTSLSQASSWAAGSSGGGFSYTYPLSVPPGVGGPVPNLALAYSSSATDAETLAANGQTSWLGEGFDLSGGGFIERSYRSCDQQGYVATVSCWMGENASMVFNGRSQSLVFDKASSMWRAGDDSGLRVERLYDATSGSGALNGEYWKVTTTDGAAYYFGRHKRYATDTAVTNSVQTEVVFGLNAGDPCYVANNPGWSGCRQAYRWNLDYVVDPRGNSMTYFYSKYSGYSQVAISSNIWQYDLAANLDHIDYGTRAGSEGSGSAPARVDFAAVNRCGQVTCVDADYWDTPLDLYCGSASSCPNTPSPVFFNKYRLAQISTKVLSGGSYRNVDVWSFSHAWPGTPSVLGNTTGGDASPNMWLRTIFHTGYAADGAGADAPAVWLGAGPGSSGAWQSYALANRVSYGSNIGVGALFHYRLGFIDYGTGSNTLVTYAGAECPNQGAMPLPDANPYRCFQQWIKPQIAAPDFAWFQKYVVTQVVDRDLVGASPDEVTSYAYSTAGTSDTALWRHDAGEAVPLANRTWSQWAGYPTVTTTHGAAGGPQTVSRALYHRGFNGDGMASGDWTSRAWGARKVGLVTPVLPASGISGQAGMLAGAGGMCLNVVAGATTNGTLVSVDPCTGGPEQVWVRKTNTPTTQLVNPQSGRCLSYDPANTANTSIMSLWDCGNGTGQQWQYQSDGSWKNPTSGRCLSPSDAGSNPHATAWLWDCTQAPNQRWTPRADGGWTVNQANRCVDVANAGTANGTAVQVYDCHGGTNQIWQPQPNGTLLNPVSGRCLTVNDSGGTPKGRPAYLWDCNTPLTGQIFIPQTNGTVKNPNSGLCLDPTTNPLRNAPLQVTDCTGAPTQQWTTRVEDTAGLDGALRETDQLDGAQVSASTINVTTTKVNATRPAAGSGGPDVTARQTLNTATRTRTWIAATGTWRQTGTDTAYDAYSLPTDVTNYGDFAVTDDDTCTHTDYARDTAAKYLINFPSQAVTTTCGQVSGDGDVLAGTQTLYDGGALNVAPTKGLANRTNALADLVAGVRTWKQSGRAGYDANGRVVDSWDALDRHTGTAYTPATGGPVTSMAVTNNAGWTTTSTIEPGRGQPTSVVDANGKKTQATLDPLGRVTAAWAPGRTPGTDTPNTAFSYVVTGSAAPYVKTSRLGPAGNTYDSYAILDGRLRARQSQTPVQDGTRSISDTAYDSAGRAFKTSSFKNNTSGPSGTLVGFNDADIASQNRITFDGLGRVATNQLFAWGYEQPAYRTTTSYDGDRVTVTPPAGGTATTTFLDARGRTTTVRQFLGNLPAGGFQDSTYGYDRLGRPRWQKDVDGNTWNTTYDLRGRVKAKTDPDAGTTTPTYDDAGQLSGVTDGRGAAVAYKYDVLGRKTLVKNATTGVTLASWTFDNLLKGQLDSSSRFEGADEYKTSVTGYDNGYRPTGTSVTVPNSAGTLAGTYNTSLTYTADGQVYQIGYPAAGGLAAETVSNTYNTIGQLIGVAGTTGYSDRYLSDVWYYHDGGISQRTLGDPATGKRVKVTTLRDDVTLRTTSNQVHTEHPGGPDTWDQQLVEAYSYDPAGNVKGLRETVTGTTGGNPWGTVPTGTVSQQCFTYDGLRRMTEAWTTTADTCQASPSTGVTGGPDPYWTSYTFERTGGRLTETKHAVTGGPVTSDTVRTNYTPAAQATRPHTVTRTDTTVGGGASATTDTYSYDDAGNTKTHNGYTYTYNELGKLSTVTNSSGPTTSFVYDADGNRILRKDSTGTTLYLGGTELHADTPTSAVTCVRTYSTGAVRTAGGLTWMTADHHGTAQTTINASTLALTRRKTDPYGNPRGTAPTSWPDQKGFVGGAMDADTGLTHLGARDYDPKTGRFTTVDPLFDSKNPQSWNGYSYAGGNPVTMSDPDGRRAVDPDTGRADDRNACGARTVETLQQINRVVTARLRTAARKGENDDGVLSFGKKAAAVAGAAGASRYVTAPDAAYFWSGRTYEPNGSFVDAGPGSVADGIASRNGGITLEMLMKQRGIVLPPWDAGNPDVVRAWEQASAEYAAHASGHVRVVLGENLRGGNIWDTEEYDRLMSNPKVTKITVIGLDGKEQGSFDINRMAATAESAAQAEMIAAEEIAMAEAAALAEERAIFLLEELAFVSEEVGDGAE from the coding sequence GTGTCCGAGAAGTCGGTGGCGGTCCGGCCGGTGGCGGGGCGTGGTGCCGCGCCGTCCGAGGGCCCGGTGCCCCTCGTGGATCACAAGGATGTTCCGGCCGGTGGTGCCGGCAGCGTGACGGTGTCGGCCGACGCGGCCGGCGCCGTGGTGGGTGGCCTGTCGATCGCCGCGGCCCCGGTGCAGGTCGCGGTCGAGCCGCGCAAGACTCAGGGATCGCTGGCTCAGCCTGTGGAGCGACCTGCGGCCTCGCCGAGTTCGGTGCGGGTCGAGGTGGCCGATCAGAAGGTGGCCCGGGCGGCGGGTGTGGCCGGTGTGGTGTTGTCGGTCGCTCGGGCGGACGGGGCGGCCTCGACGGGGCCGACCCGGTTGCGTCTTGACTATTCGGGTTGGGCGAAGGCTTTCGGGGCGGACTACGCGAACCGGCTGCGCTTGTACGCGTTGCCGGCATGTGCGCTGAAGACCCCGGAGCGCCGGGAGTGTCAGACTCGCACGGATCTGGGCGCGGTGAACGCCGGTGGGGCGCTGACCGCCGAGGTGGGCGTGCCTGCCACTTCCACTACGGCTGATGGATCGACCGGTGCGGGCCCGGCCGGCCGGCTGCGGTCGGGTGCGGGCACGATGGGCCTGCGGTCCGAAGCCGCGCCGGCGGCCGCGCCGATGGTGCTCGCGGCGGCGGCGTCGTCCTCGTCGGCGGCGGGTTCGTTCACGCAGACGTCGTTGTCGCAGGCTTCGTCGTGGGCGGCGGGGTCGTCCGGCGGCGGCTTCTCCTACACGTATCCGCTCAGCGTGCCGCCGGGTGTGGGCGGTCCGGTGCCGAACCTGGCGTTGGCGTATTCGTCGAGCGCCACGGACGCCGAGACCCTCGCGGCGAACGGGCAGACGTCGTGGCTGGGCGAGGGCTTCGACCTGTCAGGCGGCGGGTTCATCGAGCGGTCGTACCGCTCGTGTGACCAGCAGGGCTATGTGGCGACGGTGTCGTGCTGGATGGGCGAGAACGCGAGCATGGTTTTCAACGGCCGTTCGCAGTCCCTGGTGTTCGACAAGGCCTCGTCGATGTGGCGGGCAGGAGATGACTCGGGCCTGCGGGTGGAGCGGCTGTATGACGCCACCTCCGGCAGCGGCGCGCTGAACGGGGAGTACTGGAAGGTCACCACCACCGACGGCGCGGCCTACTACTTCGGCCGGCACAAGCGTTACGCGACCGACACTGCCGTGACGAACTCGGTGCAGACCGAGGTGGTGTTCGGCCTGAACGCGGGGGATCCGTGCTACGTCGCGAACAACCCCGGCTGGTCGGGGTGCCGGCAGGCGTACCGGTGGAACCTGGACTACGTGGTCGACCCGCGCGGGAACTCGATGACGTACTTCTACTCGAAGTACTCGGGCTACTCGCAGGTGGCGATCTCGTCGAACATCTGGCAGTACGACCTGGCCGCGAACCTCGACCACATCGACTACGGCACCCGGGCCGGGTCCGAGGGGTCCGGATCGGCACCGGCCCGGGTGGACTTCGCCGCTGTGAACCGGTGCGGGCAGGTCACCTGCGTCGACGCCGACTACTGGGACACCCCGCTGGACCTGTACTGCGGGTCGGCGTCGTCGTGTCCGAACACGCCGTCGCCGGTGTTCTTCAACAAGTACCGCCTCGCGCAGATCTCCACCAAGGTCCTGTCCGGCGGGTCATACCGCAACGTGGACGTGTGGAGCTTCTCGCACGCCTGGCCGGGTACGCCGTCGGTGCTGGGGAACACGACGGGTGGTGACGCGTCGCCGAACATGTGGCTGCGCACCATCTTCCACACCGGGTACGCCGCGGACGGCGCGGGCGCGGACGCCCCAGCGGTCTGGCTGGGCGCCGGACCCGGCTCGTCGGGTGCCTGGCAGTCCTACGCCCTGGCCAACCGGGTCTCCTACGGGTCGAACATCGGCGTCGGAGCCCTGTTCCACTACCGGCTGGGGTTCATCGACTACGGCACCGGCAGCAACACCCTCGTCACCTACGCGGGGGCCGAGTGCCCGAACCAGGGTGCGATGCCGTTGCCGGACGCCAACCCGTACCGCTGCTTCCAGCAGTGGATCAAGCCGCAGATAGCCGCCCCTGACTTCGCCTGGTTCCAGAAGTACGTCGTCACCCAGGTGGTCGACCGTGACCTGGTCGGCGCCTCGCCCGACGAGGTGACCTCCTACGCCTACTCCACGGCCGGGACGTCCGACACGGCGCTGTGGCGGCACGACGCCGGCGAGGCCGTACCGTTGGCGAACCGGACGTGGTCGCAGTGGGCCGGCTATCCCACGGTGACCACCACCCACGGTGCGGCGGGTGGGCCGCAGACCGTGAGCCGGGCGCTGTATCACCGCGGGTTCAACGGCGACGGGATGGCCTCGGGCGACTGGACCTCCAGGGCGTGGGGGGCCCGCAAGGTCGGGCTGGTCACGCCCGTGCTGCCGGCCTCCGGCATCAGCGGGCAGGCCGGGATGCTGGCCGGTGCGGGCGGCATGTGCCTGAACGTGGTCGCCGGCGCAACGACCAACGGCACACTGGTCAGCGTGGACCCCTGCACCGGTGGCCCGGAGCAGGTGTGGGTCCGCAAGACCAACACGCCGACCACTCAGCTGGTCAACCCGCAATCGGGGCGCTGCCTGTCCTATGACCCCGCGAACACCGCCAACACGTCGATCATGTCGTTGTGGGACTGCGGGAACGGCACCGGTCAGCAGTGGCAGTACCAGAGCGACGGGAGTTGGAAGAACCCGACCTCCGGGCGGTGCCTGTCACCGTCGGACGCGGGGTCCAACCCGCACGCCACCGCCTGGCTGTGGGACTGCACCCAGGCCCCCAACCAGCGCTGGACACCCAGGGCCGACGGCGGCTGGACGGTCAACCAGGCCAACCGGTGCGTCGACGTCGCCAACGCGGGCACCGCCAACGGCACCGCCGTGCAGGTCTACGACTGCCACGGCGGCACCAATCAGATCTGGCAGCCCCAGCCCAACGGCACCCTCCTCAACCCGGTTTCCGGGCGCTGCCTCACCGTCAACGACAGCGGCGGAACGCCCAAGGGCCGACCGGCGTACCTGTGGGACTGCAACACCCCGCTCACCGGGCAGATCTTCATCCCGCAGACGAACGGGACCGTGAAGAACCCGAACTCCGGCCTGTGCCTTGACCCCACGACCAATCCGCTACGCAACGCACCCCTTCAGGTGACCGACTGCACAGGTGCTCCCACCCAGCAGTGGACCACCCGCGTCGAGGACACGGCCGGCCTCGACGGGGCCCTCCGCGAAACCGACCAACTCGACGGCGCGCAGGTCTCCGCGTCCACCATCAACGTCACCACCACGAAGGTCAACGCCACCCGCCCCGCCGCGGGCTCGGGCGGGCCGGACGTCACCGCCCGCCAGACCCTGAACACCGCCACCCGCACCCGTACCTGGATCGCCGCGACCGGCACCTGGCGCCAGACCGGCACCGACACCGCCTACGACGCCTACAGCCTCCCCACCGACGTCACCAACTACGGCGACTTCGCTGTCACCGACGATGACACCTGCACCCACACCGACTACGCGCGCGACACCGCCGCCAAGTACCTGATCAACTTCCCGTCGCAGGCGGTCACGACCACGTGCGGGCAGGTCTCCGGCGACGGCGACGTGCTGGCGGGCACCCAGACCCTCTACGACGGCGGGGCACTGAATGTCGCGCCCACCAAGGGCCTGGCCAACCGGACCAACGCCCTCGCCGACCTTGTCGCGGGCGTGCGGACCTGGAAGCAGTCCGGCAGGGCCGGCTACGACGCCAACGGCCGGGTCGTCGACTCCTGGGACGCCCTCGACCGGCACACCGGCACCGCCTACACCCCGGCGACGGGTGGCCCCGTCACCTCCATGGCCGTGACGAACAATGCCGGCTGGACCACGACCAGCACCATCGAGCCCGGCCGAGGCCAGCCGACATCGGTGGTGGACGCGAATGGCAAGAAGACCCAGGCCACCCTCGACCCCCTCGGCCGGGTCACGGCCGCCTGGGCTCCCGGCCGCACGCCTGGTACCGACACCCCCAACACCGCTTTCAGCTACGTGGTCACCGGCAGCGCCGCGCCGTACGTGAAGACCAGCCGGCTCGGGCCGGCCGGCAACACCTACGACTCGTACGCGATCCTCGACGGCAGGCTGCGGGCCCGACAGTCCCAGACCCCGGTGCAGGACGGCACCCGGTCGATTTCCGACACCGCCTACGACAGCGCGGGCAGGGCGTTCAAGACCAGCTCGTTCAAGAACAACACCAGCGGGCCCAGCGGCACCCTGGTCGGGTTCAACGACGCGGACATCGCCAGCCAGAACAGGATCACGTTCGACGGCCTGGGCAGGGTCGCCACCAACCAGCTGTTCGCGTGGGGCTACGAGCAGCCCGCCTACCGCACCACCACCTCCTACGACGGAGACCGGGTCACGGTGACCCCACCCGCCGGCGGCACCGCGACCACCACGTTCCTGGACGCGCGGGGCCGGACGACGACGGTCCGGCAGTTCCTGGGCAACCTGCCCGCCGGCGGCTTCCAGGACTCGACATACGGGTACGACCGGCTCGGCCGCCCGCGCTGGCAGAAGGATGTGGACGGCAACACCTGGAACACCACATACGACCTGCGCGGTCGGGTCAAGGCCAAGACTGACCCGGACGCTGGCACCACGACGCCCACCTACGACGATGCCGGGCAGTTGTCCGGCGTCACCGACGGGCGCGGGGCGGCTGTCGCCTACAAGTACGACGTGCTCGGCCGCAAGACCCTCGTCAAGAACGCCACGACCGGCGTGACACTCGCGTCGTGGACCTTCGACAATCTCCTCAAGGGGCAGCTTGACTCGTCGTCCAGGTTTGAGGGCGCCGACGAGTACAAGACGTCGGTGACCGGCTACGACAACGGCTACCGACCCACCGGAACCTCGGTCACGGTCCCGAACTCGGCCGGCACTCTGGCCGGCACCTACAACACGAGCCTGACCTACACCGCCGACGGGCAGGTCTACCAGATCGGCTACCCGGCCGCCGGCGGACTGGCTGCCGAGACCGTCAGCAACACCTACAACACGATCGGCCAGCTCATCGGAGTGGCCGGGACCACCGGCTATTCCGACCGGTACCTGTCTGATGTGTGGTACTACCACGACGGCGGGATCAGCCAGCGCACCCTGGGTGACCCGGCCACGGGCAAGCGCGTCAAGGTGACCACGCTCCGCGACGACGTCACCCTGCGCACCACCAGCAACCAGGTCCACACCGAACACCCCGGCGGCCCGGACACCTGGGACCAGCAGCTCGTCGAGGCCTACAGCTACGATCCCGCCGGCAACGTCAAGGGCCTGCGCGAGACCGTCACCGGGACCACCGGCGGCAACCCCTGGGGCACCGTCCCGACGGGCACGGTCTCCCAGCAGTGCTTCACCTACGACGGCCTGCGCCGGATGACCGAGGCGTGGACCACGACGGCGGACACCTGCCAGGCCTCGCCGTCCACCGGCGTGACCGGCGGCCCGGATCCGTACTGGACGTCCTACACCTTCGAACGCACCGGCGGACGACTCACCGAGACCAAGCACGCCGTCACCGGTGGACCCGTCACCTCCGACACCGTGCGCACCAACTACACCCCGGCGGCCCAGGCCACCCGGCCGCACACCGTGACCCGCACCGACACGACCGTCGGCGGTGGCGCGTCGGCCACCACCGACACGTACAGCTACGACGACGCCGGCAACACCAAAACGCACAACGGCTACACGTACACGTACAACGAACTCGGCAAGCTGTCGACCGTCACCAACAGCTCAGGTCCGACCACCTCGTTCGTCTACGATGCCGACGGCAACCGGATCCTCCGCAAGGACTCCACCGGAACCACCCTCTACCTCGGTGGTACTGAACTGCACGCCGACACCCCGACTTCCGCGGTCACCTGCGTGCGGACCTACTCCACCGGAGCGGTACGCACCGCCGGCGGGTTGACCTGGATGACCGCCGACCACCACGGCACCGCCCAGACCACCATCAACGCCAGCACCCTCGCCCTCACCCGCCGCAAGACCGACCCGTACGGCAACCCCCGCGGCACGGCCCCCACTTCGTGGCCCGACCAGAAGGGCTTCGTCGGCGGGGCGATGGACGCCGACACGGGGCTGACCCACCTCGGAGCCCGCGACTACGACCCGAAAACGGGCCGGTTCACCACGGTCGACCCGCTGTTCGATAGCAAGAACCCGCAAAGCTGGAACGGCTACTCCTACGCCGGGGGCAACCCCGTCACGATGTCCGACCCGGATGGGCGGCGTGCCGTCGATCCGGACACCGGGCGTGCGGATGACCGGAATGCTTGTGGCGCCAGAACCGTTGAGACCCTTCAGCAGATTAATCGTGTGGTCACCGCACGCCTTCGCACCGCTGCTCGAAAAGGCGAGAACGACGATGGAGTCCTTAGCTTCGGCAAGAAGGCTGCTGCCGTGGCGGGGGCAGCTGGTGCTTCCCGTTATGTCACGGCGCCGGATGCGGCGTACTTCTGGTCCGGCAGAACATATGAGCCGAACGGATCCTTCGTGGATGCTGGTCCCGGCTCGGTCGCGGACGGAATCGCATCGAGAAACGGCGGGATCACTCTTGAAATGTTGATGAAGCAGCGAGGCATCGTGCTTCCGCCATGGGATGCGGGCAATCCAGACGTGGTGCGAGCATGGGAGCAAGCCTCTGCTGAATATGCGGCGCACGCCTCAGGGCACGTTAGGGTGGTGCTCGGAGAGAATCTGCGTGGCGGAAATATCTGGGACACCGAAGAGTATGACCGATTGATGAGCAATCCAAAGGTCACGAAGATTACCGTTATCGGACTTGACGGAAAGGAACAAGGGAGCTTCGACATCAACAGAATGGCCGCCACCGCGGAATCGGCCGCGCAAGCGGAAATGATCGCAGCTGAGGAGATAGCCATGGCGGAGGCTGCCGCACTGGCAGAGGAAAGGGCAATCTTCCTGCTGGAAGAACTCGCCTTCGTGTCAGAGGAGGTGGGCGATGGAGCGGAATGA
- a CDS encoding HIT family protein encodes MDLILVGADGGRGVQVDRVPFDLAAYEEHVRSIRCFVCQFLDGDPGFEHELVFDDGEHVAFLGKNPTMYGHVLVAPREHVEHVVRDFDQDAYLRLQAVLYRVARAVEVVVPSERTYLLSLGSQQGNTHLHWHISPLTPGTPPERQQYHALMHENGVIPWSKEQATELGAKLRAALTAGPV; translated from the coding sequence ATGGATCTGATTCTGGTGGGTGCTGACGGGGGTCGCGGCGTGCAGGTCGATCGGGTGCCGTTTGATCTGGCGGCCTATGAAGAGCATGTCCGTTCGATTCGGTGCTTTGTCTGTCAGTTCCTTGATGGTGATCCCGGCTTCGAGCACGAGTTGGTCTTCGATGACGGAGAGCACGTCGCGTTCCTCGGCAAGAATCCGACGATGTACGGGCATGTGTTGGTGGCGCCGCGCGAGCACGTGGAGCACGTCGTGCGGGACTTCGACCAGGACGCCTACCTGCGCCTGCAGGCCGTGCTGTATCGGGTGGCCCGGGCGGTGGAGGTCGTCGTGCCGTCCGAGCGGACCTACCTGCTCTCGCTGGGCAGCCAGCAGGGCAACACGCACCTGCACTGGCACATCTCGCCGTTGACTCCGGGGACTCCGCCGGAGCGGCAGCAGTACCACGCACTGATGCACGAGAACGGTGTGATCCCGTGGTCGAAGGAACAGGCCACAGAGTTGGGCGCGAAACTACGGGCGGCGTTGACGGCGGGCCCGGTGTAG
- a CDS encoding competence protein ComJ, whose protein sequence is MTLFADYHQLHVFDDGSLTDLGDAWTDQAVLDGLAVAGDALAVGTEVNVSVTVTVEVLPGRPSADETVFDHVVEGSVEVRSGRLVVMGCTDFEPDAARFTVPGGWMRVRVARANLAEARRLDIDSDEDPATMERVQLQVWPEAPSDLAVLKRWQH, encoded by the coding sequence TTGACCTTGTTCGCGGACTACCACCAGCTCCACGTGTTCGATGACGGGTCGCTGACGGACCTGGGCGATGCGTGGACCGATCAGGCCGTGCTGGATGGACTGGCTGTGGCCGGCGATGCTCTTGCGGTCGGCACCGAGGTCAACGTCTCCGTGACAGTGACGGTCGAGGTTCTGCCCGGCCGGCCGTCGGCGGACGAGACCGTGTTCGACCACGTCGTCGAGGGCAGCGTCGAAGTCCGGTCGGGGCGGCTGGTGGTGATGGGGTGCACCGATTTCGAGCCGGACGCTGCCCGGTTCACGGTTCCGGGCGGGTGGATGAGGGTGCGTGTGGCCCGGGCGAACCTGGCTGAAGCCCGGCGGCTGGACATCGATTCCGACGAGGACCCGGCGACCATGGAACGCGTCCAGTTGCAGGTGTGGCCGGAGGCGCCCAGCGATCTCGCGGTGCTCAAACGCTGGCAGCATTAG
- a CDS encoding MobC family plasmid mobilization relaxosome protein, which produces MEQVGVVEQFAAVVARLWEQFAARQNELVSLESQVRGIGTNINQLAKVANSTEQAQPVPDELVELYFLIRQATRELSASLSGQRL; this is translated from the coding sequence ATGGAGCAGGTGGGTGTCGTCGAGCAGTTCGCGGCCGTGGTCGCCCGGCTGTGGGAGCAGTTCGCGGCCAGGCAGAACGAACTCGTCTCGTTGGAGAGCCAGGTGCGCGGGATCGGGACGAACATCAACCAGCTCGCCAAGGTCGCCAACTCCACCGAACAGGCCCAGCCCGTGCCGGACGAGCTCGTCGAGCTGTACTTCCTCATCCGCCAGGCCACCCGGGAACTGTCCGCGTCCCTCAGCGGTCAGCGCCTGTAG